The sequence below is a genomic window from Harmonia axyridis chromosome 1, icHarAxyr1.1, whole genome shotgun sequence.
ATCCACTTTGGAAACACAcataaaatcgaaaaatttctaaagtttaTGTTGTTACCTCTTTGTTGTGTTCATGACTTATTCCCATTGTGAgtaattatttcatttgtaataaaatttgcatttatataatatattgatttaataagaatttgaatgaataatgatTAATCTTTCAGTATACAATGAATTTTTTGGaagagaatttcaaaaatttttttttgtaagcaATAAAAGGATTGTTTTGACATTCTAGCAATGACATCATGACATTGCTAATATGAATAGCACTATACTTCCTCTTCCTCTGTAGCATTCCACCATAGTAAGTTATTTCGTCTTGTAAAACTATTATCTATAGAGAAGTTATAATTTCAAAGGAGcacttttcaataaaatcaatgAAGTCCAATCCAGAAATATTGAGTTCCTGGTGGATTTCTCTTTTGAGTACGTAATGCATACTCCACAGTTGTTGAGAATGGTATGAAAAGTAATTTACGAGtgcaaattttgaaatcagaggCCTGAAAGTGATAACAATGTTGCCTCTAAAATCAGTGCTTTTGGAAGCAAAATGATAAAGCCAAATTTGCCAATATGTTTTATCTTTACTTACGTTGTTCAAACTCCAAGATTTTCTGTTCATTTTGTGAACAGAAAAAACAACATAACCCATCAGGGCAAAAGAAGGAGACCGTACAGCTTGAGGACCACCAGGTGATTCTTTTATGGGTCTTGACAACAAGGAGTCTTGTTTCGATTTTTTTGGCGTTGCTTTGCTTTTCTTGATATGGTACTTCACCTCATGAGGAAGAATTTCTTCTTGAGCTTGTAAACAATACACCTCGAAGGTAATAGTTGAATCATTATAGATGTTTTTAAGTAAAATGGAACCAGGAATTGTCAATTCATAGCAGGGATCTTTAATATTTGTTGCAACAGTTGAAACAAGCTTAGATGCAACTACTTCTTCCGCAGATTTCACCAAACAAATCACATGATGCCCTTTTCCTCCAgctgaaaacaaatattttcaatctaGTATGTTGAAAAGAAATAGTACAATAAAGTTtatcaaagaaaaatgaaatcttGCAAATTgtttaagaaaaattttatagaaGTTACTCCATTATTCTATAAATCATCAATCTAAATATTTTCGAAAGTGTCACAAAATTTATATATTCCCCAATATTACTTTTTATATCTCACGCTATTATCTTGATTTCAATATATGTATTTGTATTTATTCTATTTGAATTCTATAGTGAACTTGATGCTCATTACAACTACATTACGAAATACAGAGTGttgtattattaatttcatcTACAGCCTCACTACACTGAAAGGAATAATGACAGGAAAAAGAGCAAGAATGAACATCCAAAAACCCTGAAAAAACCCATTGAATGAGATGCTTTATCAGagatgaaatatcaaaataatctaGTATCAAAAGACTCAATGAGAAATTTATAAAGATAcctcataataatgaaattattcttccattaCTTTCGGAATTTATGAGGACCAGTCTAAAAAAATACCTGAAATaccaatataattttcatttaatgaaagttaaaaaCAAAAACCTAAACTACACTTtctgttgatcttttgaaattaaaagttTACAAGCACATTCCAAATTCCACAATATTACTTTATTGCATGTATTTATAAAGGGAGACTATTTTAAAATCGTGAATATTACTTAAgattatttcaagaatttttttatgaacttagGACCTGCAGAATGGAATAGATGTAAATTGgatcaacaatttcaaaattaataaatccaaatcgaaaaaaaacttaCCAGCTGCAAGGGCTCTCACATAATCTTTTTTGAGAGGTAATACAATTTCTGATATTGTCAGGGTGCCTTTTTCTATAGGGATATCATGACTATTATGATTTTGGGGCCTTAAACTTTCCTCTACCTTAAGTCTTTGGATTTCATTTAAAGCTGCTTGCCTACGATGAGCTGGAATTGTAACAATTAAGAAtataaattcaagaaattatcacatttttgttttcagaattaCATATTCAAATGTGAACTTACTGGATACTAAAAGGACCTTTTCAGCTTCAACTTGTTCGGTAGAACCCATAAATTCCAAAGTGTTATTACACAGATTTAGAGCCTGACTTGTTTGCGAAATTATTATTTGCAACCTTTGAACCTGGAAATTACTTCTTTAAGATAACCAATTCACTATATGTTTATATCATACTATTATATCAAGATGAAGCTTACTTCAGTctgcaaaaattttatttttgctaAAATTTCGTGTTGTTTATCTGGTTCAGGACATGAATCTTCTTGTCTTGATACAATTTTCATTGGTGATGCTGATGCCATCTATGGAAACGATATATTGATATGTAGCATTAATTAAATTTCATAAATACTCAAATTGCATATTttagaattcaatttaataacttacattatttgtttgttttctatAAAAACTAACAGTATATGTCAAAGGAAGTTCTCCTTCACCATCAGCAACTTGAACAGGTTTAGACTGTTCAACGGATACTTTGCATTTTACTGGCGATTTGAAACGATTCACGTCTGGTGAATAATCTTTATAATGGAAAGAATGGGAAGGAAATGATATATCCTGAAATAAATCagtattattgaaaattcattaattcagtGATTAATTCAATACTTTCGATTTGGCTAATTTTGGGGGTGTTGGTCCCATGCTTTCCTTCTCTTTGTCATATTCTAGTGCTTCATCTAAATAGTCATCCATATCTCCAAGAACGTCAGATACATCACTAGCTGTACTATCATCAAAAATGGCCTGGAAAAGTCTTCATAACAATGGAAAAAACTTTGGATATTGAACTTACTCTTTTCAAAGGGGTTTGATTTTTACAGACAGCGTCCAAGATTTCTTTTCCAAAACTAGTCTCCGCCACTCCAGAATAACTAGCAATActaaataatatgaaattaatatGATGAATATTCTTAAAAATTAACAAATGAATTGATCTGGAGACATTTTCATCATTGCCTAGTGAAAACCATAATATCATACGAGttgaagtttttgaaaaatctacAATCTCATGAGAGTCAATATTGGTCAAATGAttgaaagattattattatataaatttttcatttggttGGGATGGGCTGATGTTATTTTGTCAACTAGAAAGTGatttctattgaatattttagtgTATTTTCGTCACGGCAAGAAAGGCGGTTATAAAAAGATTGTGgtaaagtgtattaattttagCAATGACATGAGTCACACCTATTGAGAATTTGGTATCCATTTATTTTAAAATGGACCATATGTGAAAGTACAATCCTCAAAAGATATCTCCatgaaaacaaatgaaatgaatcgGGATTTGGAAAAAGCAGCAAAATGTTACGACCAGTGATACTCCAAGACCACCACTCTTTACAGGTTTGGGGAGCAGTTTTAACTGATCTAGTTACTCTAGTGTTCCACCATAAAGCGAGAGGCTGTTGAACACTGTGGACATATCCTTATACTACTGGTCGTGGACAATACTTCCTCTTCGAATATTGATACATGCGAGCATACCCACACGtatataacagaaaaaaaaaagaaaggaaGAGAGATAAGGTCCCCTGCAGAGGCATATTGAATTTTCCTTACGTGACGATATCAGCCTATTTACTCATACTGCAAGCAGTGTAAAAAAAACCCTAAttccaaaaatcaaatttacTCAACACTGCAGCTTTAAAATTTAAACTTCCTATGACTTCTTTGATATTGTTCTGCGTTTCAAATTATGTAGTTTGAGTCCGCGTAGAAGACTATTGTTAAATGATTTTTTAGTTCCATTcgttttcaataaaacaatgcCTAATGTTGCATGAAAGGAACCCTAATCAAACTGTGAAAACTCCAATAAAAACAAACACCATGCAATACTTCAGCAAATTACAGAATATAGACAGACAGAAGTTTTAAAAACTGTATATTCTTGTTCTGTTAATTTTATCTTATCTCCCACGCTAATTTTCACAAGAAATTATGAAATGTACAGGCACATCAGTTTCTTCTGCTTTTTTCAGATGTACAAGTTAAATATAATGGAATTATGATAGAGGACATAATGATAAAGATGATTCCAGAATAAAAATATCAACCATTTTATGCTTCATTTTGGAGCAGAGGTCTGTCATACAATGATTATTATTAAAGTAAAATTAGTAATACAATTATTATTTAGTAAGatattttatctgaaatatGTTTTACTAGGGATCTAATGAACATAATCAATGATGGAGACGAAATGAGAGGCTTAATGaagcaaaaaataaacaaaaaacaataaataccTGCTATTTTCAGCTGAGGAATCTTCTAAACCGTCCTCTGGTTCTGTCTCCGTTGTTTCTTTTGAAGCCTCTATATCAGATAAACTTGGATAGATTCGACCAGGTTTTGCAGGGGATACCTTAATTCTCTTCACATCTTCCAAAACTGCAGCTACCCTAGGACTAACTGAAGACCctataatatattataatattgatAATTCATAACTTTTACAACTTCTTATTGATACTTACGTTTGCCTCCACTTCTTCTAGGACTTGGAGACACATTAACTGAGTTGTCTTCATTCAATCTCTTTAACATTGGGGAATCCATATTTGAATTCGTATTAATGACTTTCTGAACTGGAGAGTGAGACACTTTGTTTTCCTCATTTACGCTGTTGTCTTCACTAAttatttcttcatcttcttcttcgATTACCTCCTCCTGAACCTAAAATTGTAAATTGTTACAAAAATTATTAGAACATtccattttctacaattttcacAATAAGGAAATTTCATAATTCCTCATTTCAATTTATCATTGTCACTAATTATTTGagctttgaaatatttctgagccccattgaaatattttcagttgatgtTTTGAAATGAGTAGATTTCAAGAATTGAGTAATATTTCAGGGTATTTTTTATATATgatataaatacatatattgTAATATTGATATAAATGAGCATGAGCTAttgattttggtaaaaatgaaaGAGCCCCTTACCTCTTTTCGTTTGAATCTGTTCATGAGTACCTCCATTTCTTTCATTCTCTGTTCCTTGATTTGATTTTGGATTTGTTTTTCAGAAATTGTATCCTTTTTTTTGAATAGAGCTTCCATAGTACTTGCAATACCACCTGACTGATGAACTGCTACTTGTGATGGGTTTTGGTCTGAATTTTCACCGTTAttgaaagaattattattattcactgtaGTTGCAGTTCTTTTTGACCTGCTAGTACAATCAACTGTTGTTGgtacatttaatttttttgtaactgATTTGACAGCAGGCTTCCATGAATTATcgatatttttagtttttgcaGGTGAATCATCATTTGTCTTCACTTTTTTTAATTTAACATTCTCCAAAGTAATTAAATTTTCTGTCACATCTTTCGTCTTTGATTTGGCATTGGAAATTTGCACTTTGTTAGTTTTATTCATATCGCTCGATTTATTGTTACTTTTCTCATTCAAAGGAATAGACATGGCAAAAGGTGCTTTTGGTAACAACACTTCTCCCTGATTCCTCTCGAACAAAGCTTTCCTCTCAGAAATTGATAATGAAGAAGGATCTTGAGTGATTGCTTTTTTCTGACTGAaatcaaatttgttttcattctttgcaacttcatttttcggaaaacttttcaaatttgtcttctctatatttttaggaatttttttttcttctttagaatttttttctttttctgtatccgttttttcaatttcagcaTAATTAAACACCAATTTGGATTCTTTAGTTTTCCTTTGAAATCCTTGAGACTcctatgaaagaaataaaactAGTTTGAAATTATAGCAAAAAAAACGAAGATTTAATACAATTATTAATTAAGCAATTAGATTCATACTGTAGTGatataatgtatttttttttattttatttatttacttctttattcttgacctctaatacagtacaagtGCTGGTGATAaggcctatttaacaatatacaaaaaaataatactatataatattcaaaacaacaacaaagttgaacttaacaaaataaatctttcaggtacaacttaagcttaatattaaagtttttttttgttcttatatactttatttctggtggtaTTTATGCATAGTTTtctaattcaatataaatatttgaggTAATTATATGATATATGTATACAATGCAAGGAAAATGAATAAGGACATACCCTTCAGGAGAATTGCtgaccgtagacacgtgtttcgggctttcggccctcatcagtacagTGAAatgtgttaggatgagcaacacttgaagaaaacaacaaaaaaccgagtgttgctcatcctaacactttttcaccgtactgatgagggccgaaagcccgaaacacgtatcTGCAGTTAGCATTTCTCCTCGAGGGTATATCCTTATTAATTTTCTTTGATTTATGAACAATCCCCTCGTtacatggggagtgaaaccgaaaatggtactgtggttatacacagcggtggtacgccctattgtcacctatgcatctctagcatggtggacaaaaaccgaggagttcaccacacgcatcaggttgcagaaactgcaaaggctggcgtgtattggtgtcacaggagctatgcgcacagctcccacggaggtcatactagacttgcctcccttacacctacatgtgaggaaatgtagcctgctcgatgcaataagaatttcccttaatggaaagctccttcctggaaactgggttggacatatgaggatactgaatcaactagattcaaacctcctcgcaaaaccatcagatattatgccaaccacctacgattttgaaacgccctttgaaacggttataaatgaccgtcatagtgcaataagtctcataaatcgtctggacaaaaagtcatccatatggtttacagatggatcaaaaacggagaagggcaccggcattgggatatatggacctagactgagaATCTCTaaagccctcgattctacagactgagataatggctgtttatgtatgcgcccaggagtgaacctcaagggggagcatatctacatcaccacgaacagccaaaccacgctgagatccctggaatcgtgctgtcaggggtctctgctgacttgggagtgccgtaacaccataaagcaactggccagaggaaataaggtgactatactatgggtaccagggcactgtggggtagaaggaaatgaaagagcggatgaacttgcaaaaagtgcatcaaggttaagacctgctggacctgagcctttctgtgggataggaaaagaccaatacaaagctgcggtcgagctatgggagttgaacagtaggacaatccactggactaacactcctagacttgctcaggcaaagaaattcgtgaagatttcacctacttacaccaaaaagctcctgaagctgtcgcgagtagagtgatggtgggactgctgacggggcactgtcggtacaaacatcatttgtaccgtatgggaaagtcagcagacgagatttgcaagctttgtggatcggaagtagaaacggctgaacacttgatatgcaagtgtccggagctggttggcctaagaaccattcacatgggcaagccggtcctggataccagagaggtaacggccaaggcccctagggaggttgtcaattttattaacgtcgttgacgacctccctgggtttctatgaatgagtagggtagtgaacaaaagatctgcatggtcgcagttcccggaaggcttaccgaagcaaaacgaccccagttcaaataataataatccccTCGTTAGTCTTTCCACATTATATACATAtgtattttctttcaataatttctttaccATATTAGGATATTTTATAAAACATGAAGAGTGTTTATGTTTTATGTTAGAGACACTAAAGACATGCTGTTCACAAAGAAAATTACCTTCTGTTCTGTATAGTACAAATTGTATTCaaataaagaatttaaaaaCTGAAGAACATCTGAACTATTTCACACataaattaattttctcaaatattgaTATTGAATTAGAAAACACTACATATAATTTAACAGacttcatcattgaaaatattgaacacgaaataaaataaatagataCATATATTATCAGTAATCTGATAACTAATTTAAAATAAACGGTAGGCAATCTGATCattttattaattaaaattcattcagaaactcAACTACTCAATTCTCTTCAGTAATCAGTTCCAACATGGgaatacaaaacaaaaatttttgaacacAGTCATAAATAGAATTGTAAAACCTCTGAAATTATGTATCACTTGAATGCATCACATGCATTTTGAAttccattaaaatattaatgttaTTCAGAACTTTTCCGCAACACAAACACACTAACGATAAGAGAGGACACAAAGGTAAGATTTCATGATTTAAGGAATAATACTGCTAGAAAGGTGGTCTGTACACTCATTATTAAAAGTTTAAGAAGAAGAATCAATctaaaaaatcaaatgaattgtCTCTTAAGACTATTTCTACAAAAGTATGGCAAAGCAATAGATTTACTgaatgttgaaaaacaattttctcggacaaaaaaattaaattagatCAGTTTTGAACAGATATCTTATCAAAAAAGTTAATTTAAAAATTACAAGAATGTGTACATCGATATGAAAAACAGCCATATAGACATGTAGATTTAAAGCAAAACTCAATCGCttgattcaccaaaaaaatcttttacTTCTTAAACAGTGTTCAAAGGATTGAGGTATTACTTTCGATCCAATTCAATAGGTGATGAAATCCTTTGAAAAAGAACGTTCCCtcagttcccccccccccagGATCCGCGCCTGCCTTGAACTATGTAACAAATATTGACCAAACTTAACTTCTTAGTCTGAAGGAAGTATTATCTATAATTATtagttattttcattttttattactAATTTTGCTTTCCTAGAACAGCACTAAAGAAAATTTGAACATGTAAAATGAACAATCATACATAATTGGAAATGCTTTAATAGAACTAAGAAGTCGATTTCTTCAATAAAGGTAAATCAATTGCTGTTTAAAAGTTATGGATATTGATGTTTTCCGAAGATGCATATTTTCcatatcatcaaaatattttctttaaattacataaattaccACTATAGAGTTCGACTTAGCCATTTCATGGTATTATAATCAAGTGAAAATTAACAGTactatttcaaaattgatcaaaataaaaatgactCAAAATTTTGAACATATCAAAAAAAGTAACATTTAGAGAactatgtagaaaaaaaaatcttaccaAAGAGTCTAGAACAGATTTGTCCCATTTTAATGgttctttttctttcttggAGGCTGTCTGAAATCAATATAAACTGTTGTAAAGATGATATTCTAAATTGAACACATCTTTCATCTTAATTAAATACACTTGACAATAACTCAAGTGCTAAATCtctgaattaattttgtttACCTTAATTTCATCCTCCCAACAATTCATCTCTTTCGCCAAGTTTTCTAGGCCTTTACGAAATTTTCCATCAACCTTTTTTGTTTCCGGTACTTTATTAGATTTACACTCCGACATAAATTTTTCTTCAGTTCTGTGTATTGGGGAGGACAAGTTAGCATCATCGCCacctaaaaatgaaacaattttgaaaaactcAATTACATTATTTCTATGAATAGAGTTTCAAAGCTGAGGTATTACAAAAAATCGGTTAATGTAAAAATTACCTGCATAGAGCTTTCCAAGTCTTTTCAATCTATCCTTAACATTTTTACGGAGTCCAGCACCACCAGACTTGGTCTCTTCTGAATCTGATGattcttcaaattcaacttCTACCCTTACATCATCTGAAGATGTAACTTTAATCTCCATATTGaggttttctttttgaaaacacAGTGTTTTAGTTTTCTGAGAACCTAGTAAATGTTTGATTTATAAGAATAATTCTGAAGAGAAAATGATTCTTTTTTACCTTGACTAGATTTGTTTCCGCTTGAAGGTGATTTTATTAATGAATTAGGATTCACATTTTGTTCAGTTAATACTTTAGACTGTGGATCCTCGATTTCATCtttatttaattcttcattAGGATTTGTTAGTAAATTTTTCCTGTTTCTTGCTCGTGACAAAATACTCTTGAGAATACAATGTTGTTAATGTTTAGAAATTAATAACGAATATTTGCTCACCTCTGTAAATGGATCCATATTACAAAATAAGTAATAGCTTATAAATAAACACTATTGCAATCGATCCTTTGTGTAGTAAAACTACAAAATACTTCTTGAAaactaattataaataaatattgtttgGTTTGGCTTATATTGTCATACAACGTTTTCAGATTTCAGTGACCGTTTCAAGTTTCAACGAATCTTATTTGAAATGACGGTTGTGGTGGTGGTGGTGGCGCTGTAATACATGTTTTTGAAAAATCTTATCTACAAGAATTCATTCAATTATATTCAGAATATGAAAACAGCAGTTTCTTCCTATATCAACAATTGAAAAAGGGAGAATAGaagttgttttcatttgataattttagaatttcttcaatataatattGTTTTCTATGTTGTTGACATATCTGATCATAGGTCAAGAATGCCACGATGTCATGCGAGGAAAGGAATGCCTACTATTTTACCCGCCATTAGATTATGTTATGTCGAAACCCATGGGCGCCGCCAGAGGAGGGCAGGGGGGTTCTGTTGCCGCCCCTAGAGACTCGACCCTTTTTTcaaaaccttaaaaaaattgaataaggaATAACTGCACCTCATATTTAGAAAGTACAGATATCGCACTGAGTTTTGAATCGGGAATGATATGATAACACAGACTGATTTTTGAGTTCAACCACTGTACTACTATACTACCTAATTGTTGGTGGTAATGAAATTTGAGCTACCGATCAGTTGATATCCAAAATTAAATCATTAGTTTTAGTAATATAGTAGGATCATTAGTGTGGCGAAGTGCTGAAAAGGGATATTATAAATAAAGGGAAAGAGGCAAGAAGCATACAGCAAATTAGCAGATGAAACGGTAGACATTTCAGGAAAAGAACAATTATCTACTGGAAAACGATAATTTGATGCAAATTGTTACAGAGTACAAGAATATATTATTGGTTTTGTAGAATCAGTAGGTCTGGACGCGAAGTTTATCGCAAAGGCAACTGATGATGAGTTTGTGTCCAAAGAACTCGATCCAGAAAAGTACGTTGGCCTTGAATTCGACGGCTGTTCTACGATGCTTGGGAAGGAAGGCGGAGTACAAGCAATCCTCCTTCAAAAATACGCCAAagctttgtttttctttttctctttgaaatttctgacaaaaatttttcaaatgatgatGATGCAGAAAAAGTTTAACTTAGGAAATGATTAAAGACGCCTCTACTCTACTAACGCCGAAAAGCTCGGACTAGAAAAAGAATTAGAGGCATTGCCTCGGACTGTCGAAAGACAAATTCACAGGAGAACCAACCAGCCACTAGTCCATCTGAGTAGTGGAGAAGGTCTATAATTATTCCCTACTTGGAATCCATCATTACCTCTCTGGAGAAAAGATTTCCTGAAGAAAACACGCCAGCTTATGCATTAAGCAGACTACACCCTGCTCAAATGCAAGACAATTCATCCAAAGTTTCACTGATGCTTGTGACACTTTTCCAAGTTTTATAATTTAAACATCAAACATCATTGTGGCAAAGGATATGGCAGGACAAACCTGAACTAAATATCTATGAGCTAACCGTAATTGATTCAATAAAAGAAACACGGGACTTTCTTCCTGAGACGGAAAAGGCTTTGGAAATGTTGATCTCTCTACCGTGCACTACTTGCACTGTGGAGCAAGAGCAATCATTCAGCACCCTTCGAAGAATTAAGACTTGGCTGAACAGTTGGGTGGTTGAGGGTCGATTTAACAGATTGGTGATGATGAGCTTTCATCTTAAAGCACTTAGTGAAAACTTCACAATAGGGTAGttaaagaattttcaaaaaaaaacagagaagATTGTGTTTACGTTAATTTctagttttatgattttgatatattcaaaatttgagttCTATTAAATTATCAGATGATAAAACGTGATATTAAGAGAGaatgattttgttttgtttggccCCCATTACGGCTGGCGACGCCATTGTCGAAACCTGTCTGGacctataataatattattataatatttttattatatgtatattctaGTACCTGCCAAGGGAATCGatgatttcttttttcatttgcaTGAAATTGGAATGTATTTTCTCTGGAACTCAAacatttatatatttcttcaTCCAAATTAGAGTTCAAgcagggtatggtccgtatacagggtgtttcctaaacatgcggcaaaaattcagggggttgttccttggactattttaagcatgttttgtccttggatgatttttgaaaaacctctttgtttcgaagatacagggcgaacaacatttttcatatttttaaaattaataatagtttaaataaaaatgcgtaccgcactaaaaatgactaaaaattgataagtgcagatggtaaaggaatacagattaaacacggttttcatttgaattcgttttgtgatgtattagcaattaacattttatctttgactattatgaatcgctatacaaacaccgagatgactgacatgcatttcatttatggacttgctgatggaaattcattaaaagctAGGAGGTTGTACATTGAACGATTTCCTGGGCGTAATATTCCTgacagaaaattgtttcaaaatattcatcaacgtCTGCATGAAACAggcgcattgaaaaaaatggggggACCAGGAAAACCAAACACAGTAAGAACGGTGGAACTGGAAGAGAATGTGCTGGACATGATCGAAGAAGACCCTAGTACttctactcgaaaaatttccaatacTTTGAATGTGAGTAATAAGAC
It includes:
- the LOC123675297 gene encoding uncharacterized protein LOC123675297, which encodes MNRYTNTEMTDMHFIYGLADGNSLKARRLYIERFPGRNIPDRKLFQNIHQRLHETGALKKMGGPGKPNTVRTVELEENVLDMIEEDPSTSTRKISNTLNRGITSPGTHWNQHYTPARCHLIRLNFRHTLVQLRSYKGARGCNALRPPNLEGLQPCLN
- the LOC123686375 gene encoding anillin; the encoded protein is MDPFTESILSRARNRKNLLTNPNEELNKDEIEDPQSKVLTEQNVNPNSLIKSPSSGNKSSQGSQKTKTLCFQKENLNMEIKVTSSDDVRVEVEFEESSDSEETKSGGAGLRKNVKDRLKRLGKLYAGGDDANLSSPIHRTEEKFMSECKSNKVPETKKVDGKFRKGLENLAKEMNCWEDEIKTASKKEKEPLKWDKSVLDSLESQGFQRKTKESKLVFNYAEIEKTDTEKEKNSKEEKKIPKNIEKTNLKSFPKNEVAKNENKFDFSQKKAITQDPSSLSISERKALFERNQGEVLLPKAPFAMSIPLNEKSNNKSSDMNKTNKVQISNAKSKTKDVTENLITLENVKLKKVKTNDDSPAKTKNIDNSWKPAVKSVTKKLNVPTTVDCTSRSKRTATTVNNNNSFNNGENSDQNPSQVAVHQSGGIASTMEALFKKKDTISEKQIQNQIKEQRMKEMEVLMNRFKRKEVQEEVIEEEDEEIISEDNSVNEENKVSHSPVQKVINTNSNMDSPMLKRLNEDNSVNVSPSPRRSGGKRSSVSPRVAAVLEDVKRIKVSPAKPGRIYPSLSDIEASKETTETEPEDGLEDSSAENSSIASYSGVAETSFGKEILDAVCKNQTPLKRAIFDDSTASDVSDVLGDMDDYLDEALEYDKEKESMGPTPPKLAKSKDISFPSHSFHYKDYSPDVNRFKSPVKCKVSVEQSKPVQVADGEGELPLTYTVSFYRKQTNNMASASPMKIVSRQEDSCPEPDKQHEILAKIKFLQTEVQRLQIIISQTSQALNLCNNTLEFMGSTEQVEAEKVLLVSTHRRQAALNEIQRLKVEESLRPQNHNSHDIPIEKGTLTISEIVLPLKKDYVRALAAAGGKGHHVICLVKSAEEVVASKLVSTVATNIKDPCYELTIPGSILLKNIYNDSTITFEVYCLQAQEEILPHEVKYHIKKSKATPKKSKQDSLLSRPIKESPGGPQAVRSPSFALMGYVVFSVHKMNRKSWSLNNTPSMSPLEGSVEMIVSCELITSVEYRGFLTMFEDISGFGAWHRRWCLLKGDSLSYWKYPDDEKRIPPINSIDLKSCINKEIGPVSRDICARLHTFLIETEREPLPEDKETLTTICKKNKTIIRHLLSADTKEERIKWCSQFNTILLANKICGNNQ